Proteins encoded within one genomic window of Meriones unguiculatus strain TT.TT164.6M chromosome 20, Bangor_MerUng_6.1, whole genome shotgun sequence:
- the Smpdl3a gene encoding acid sphingomyelinase-like phosphodiesterase 3a isoform X2: protein MVLLGTVLCCLLAAWVCGPGLGVPLAPSGRSPAVGRFWHVTDLHLDPTYHVTDDHTKVCASSKGANASNPGPFGDVLCDSPYQLILSAFDFIKNSGQEASFMIWTGDSPPHVPVPELSTDTVINVITNMTTTIQNLFPNLQVFPALGNHDYWPQDQLPTATSKVYSAVAELWKPWLDEEAISTLKKGGFYSQKVASNPGLRIISLNTNLYYGPNVMTLNKTDPANQFEWLENTLNSSLQNKEKVYIIAHVPVGYLPYVTGTTAVRQYSNEKLVDIFRRYSSVIVGQFYGHTHRDSLMVLSDKKGSPISSLFVAPAVTPVKGVLQKETNNPGVRLFQYKPGDYTLLVVNSQPLLQLLCLPLPCDGHGWMLISLEL from the exons ATGGTGTTGCTAGGCACCGTCCTCTGCTGCCTGCTGGCTGCCTGGGTCTGCGGCCCGGGCCTCGGGGTACCCCTGGCGCCCTCGGGTCGCTCTCCAGCTGTGG GACGGTTTTGGCACGTGACTGACTTACATCTGGACCCTACCTACCACGTTACAGATGACCACACCAAGGTGTGTGCGTCATCTAAAGGTGCAAATGCCTCCAATCCTGGCCCTTTTGGAGATGTCCTGTGTGACTCTCCCTATCAACTTATTTTGTCAGCATTTGATTTTATTAAGAATTCAGGACAAGAAGCATCTTTCATGATATGGACAGG TGATAGCCCACCTCATGTACCCGTACCTGAACTCTCCACAGACACTGTTATAAACGTGATCACTAACATGACAACAACTATCCAGAACCTCTTCCCAAACCTCCAGGTTTTTCCTGCACTGGGAAATCATGACTACTGGCCACAG GACCAGCTGCCGACAGCCACCAGTAAGGTCTACAGTGCTGTAGCCGAACTCTGGAAACCGTGGCTGGATGAAGAAGCTATCAGCACTTTAAAGAAAG GTGGTTTTTACTCACAGAAAGTTGCAAGTAACCCAGGCTTGAGGATCATTAGCCTAAACACAAACTTGTACTATGGCCCAAATGTCATGACCCTCAACAAGACGGACCCAGCAAATCAGTTTGAGTGGCTGGAAAATACACTCAACAGCTCGCTGCAAAATAAGGAGAAG GTGTACATCATAGCACACGTTCCTGTGGGCTATCTTCCTTATGTAACTGGCACCACAGCAGTGAGGCAGTACAGTAATGAGAAACTTGTCGATATTTTCAGAAGATACAGCTCTGTCATTGTGGGACAGTTCTACGGCCACACCCACAGGGACAGCCTTATGGTTCTTTCAGATAAAAAAG gAAGTCCAATAAGTTCTTTGTTTGTGGCACCTGCTGTTACACCAGTGAAAGGAGTTTtacaaaaagagaccaacaatCCTGGAGTCAGACTATTTCAGTACAAGCCTGGTGATTATACACTGCTG
- the Fabp7 gene encoding fatty acid-binding protein, brain isoform X1 codes for MVDAFCATWKLTDSQNFDEYMKALGVGFATRQVGNVTKPTVIISQEGGKVVIRTQCTFKNTEISFQLGEEFEETSIDDRNCKSVVRLDGNKLIHVQKWDGKETKFVREIKDSKMVVLVCTCGIHRSVTTFYYL; via the exons ATGGTAGACGCTTTCTGTGCCACCTGGAAGCTGACGGACAGTCAGAATTTTGATGAATACATGAAGGCTCTGG GAGTCGGCTTTGCCACTAGGCAAGTGGGCAATGTGACCAAGCCAACAGTGATAATCAGTCAGGAAGGCGGCAAAGTGGTGATCAGGACACAGTGCACATTCAAGAACACGGAGATCAGTTTCCAGCTGGGAGAAGAGTTCGAAGAAACCAGCATCGATGACAGGAACTGTAAG TCTGTTGTTCGGTTGGACGGAAATAAGCTCATTCACGTACAGAAATGGgatggcaaagaaacaaagttTGTAAGAGAAATTAAGGACAGCAAAATGGTTGTG ctggtTTGCACTTGTGGTATACACAGAAGTGTGACTACATTTTATTACTTGTGA
- the Smpdl3a gene encoding acid sphingomyelinase-like phosphodiesterase 3a isoform X3, giving the protein MVLLGTVLCCLLAAWVCGPGLGVPLAPSGRSPAVGRFWHVTDLHLDPTYHVTDDHTKVCASSKGANASNPGPFGDVLCDSPYQLILSAFDFIKNSGQEASFMIWTGDSPPHVPVPELSTDTVINVITNMTTTIQNLFPNLQVFPALGNHDYWPQDQLPTATSKVYSAVAELWKPWLDEEAISTLKKGGFYSQKVASNPGLRIISLNTNLYYGPNVMTLNKTDPANQFEWLENTLNSSLQNKEKVYIIAHVPVGYLPYVTGTTAVRQYSNEKLVDIFRRYSSVIVGQFYGHTHRDSLMVLSDKKGSPISSLFVAPAVTPVKGVLQKETNNPGVRLFQYKPGDYTLLYIYERYLCTHTEECQQISNN; this is encoded by the exons ATGGTGTTGCTAGGCACCGTCCTCTGCTGCCTGCTGGCTGCCTGGGTCTGCGGCCCGGGCCTCGGGGTACCCCTGGCGCCCTCGGGTCGCTCTCCAGCTGTGG GACGGTTTTGGCACGTGACTGACTTACATCTGGACCCTACCTACCACGTTACAGATGACCACACCAAGGTGTGTGCGTCATCTAAAGGTGCAAATGCCTCCAATCCTGGCCCTTTTGGAGATGTCCTGTGTGACTCTCCCTATCAACTTATTTTGTCAGCATTTGATTTTATTAAGAATTCAGGACAAGAAGCATCTTTCATGATATGGACAGG TGATAGCCCACCTCATGTACCCGTACCTGAACTCTCCACAGACACTGTTATAAACGTGATCACTAACATGACAACAACTATCCAGAACCTCTTCCCAAACCTCCAGGTTTTTCCTGCACTGGGAAATCATGACTACTGGCCACAG GACCAGCTGCCGACAGCCACCAGTAAGGTCTACAGTGCTGTAGCCGAACTCTGGAAACCGTGGCTGGATGAAGAAGCTATCAGCACTTTAAAGAAAG GTGGTTTTTACTCACAGAAAGTTGCAAGTAACCCAGGCTTGAGGATCATTAGCCTAAACACAAACTTGTACTATGGCCCAAATGTCATGACCCTCAACAAGACGGACCCAGCAAATCAGTTTGAGTGGCTGGAAAATACACTCAACAGCTCGCTGCAAAATAAGGAGAAG GTGTACATCATAGCACACGTTCCTGTGGGCTATCTTCCTTATGTAACTGGCACCACAGCAGTGAGGCAGTACAGTAATGAGAAACTTGTCGATATTTTCAGAAGATACAGCTCTGTCATTGTGGGACAGTTCTACGGCCACACCCACAGGGACAGCCTTATGGTTCTTTCAGATAAAAAAG gAAGTCCAATAAGTTCTTTGTTTGTGGCACCTGCTGTTACACCAGTGAAAGGAGTTTtacaaaaagagaccaacaatCCTGGAGTCAGACTATTTCAGTACAAGCCTGGTGATTATACACTGCTG TATATATATGAACGatatttatgcacacacacagaggagtgCCAACAAATATCTAACAACTAG
- the Fabp7 gene encoding fatty acid-binding protein, brain isoform X2 encodes MVDAFCATWKLTDSQNFDEYMKALGVGFATRQVGNVTKPTVIISQEGGKVVIRTQCTFKNTEISFQLGEEFEETSIDDRNCKSVVRLDGNKLIHVQKWDGKETKFVREIKDSKMVVTLTFGDVVAVRCYEKA; translated from the exons ATGGTAGACGCTTTCTGTGCCACCTGGAAGCTGACGGACAGTCAGAATTTTGATGAATACATGAAGGCTCTGG GAGTCGGCTTTGCCACTAGGCAAGTGGGCAATGTGACCAAGCCAACAGTGATAATCAGTCAGGAAGGCGGCAAAGTGGTGATCAGGACACAGTGCACATTCAAGAACACGGAGATCAGTTTCCAGCTGGGAGAAGAGTTCGAAGAAACCAGCATCGATGACAGGAACTGTAAG TCTGTTGTTCGGTTGGACGGAAATAAGCTCATTCACGTACAGAAATGGgatggcaaagaaacaaagttTGTAAGAGAAATTAAGGACAGCAAAATGGTTGTG ACTCTCACCTTTGGCGATGTTGTTGCTGTTCGCTGTTATGAAAAGGCATAG